The Prunus dulcis chromosome 5, ALMONDv2, whole genome shotgun sequence genomic sequence GTCTACAGAAACACGCACATAACAGAAAGCTGATGATCCAAACTGCCAGTAACtttttatgtaatttataCAACATACTTGTCCGcatgaaaatattatatgtTATTTAACTTATGACTTAATGTCAATCATTTTGTTGATCCTCATACTCTTCCTATGAACAAACTTACTGGTAAGCCTACAATTCCTAATATCACTACAAATTGACCACAAACAACTATAGAGCAAACTAAAATAAGGTACCAAGCATATCATACCTCTTAGAGCACATTAAGCCAGAAATTGCAGCATTATAAACATGAACATCCCTGAACTCCTTCTTAGCTGGTAAATTCCTAAACAAAATCATCAACTTATCGCCCATTCCAGCTCTCCCCAACATAGGAAACAAAACTGAACACGCCCTAGGAGTAACTAGAGAAGTTTCCTGCAAACCCATCCACTCATAGAAATACAAGCAACCCATTAAAAGGCCCTCCTTGCCCATCAACTCCAACACTTTCACAGACTCTTTCTCGCCAACCCTTCCTTCAAAACCTCCCAATACCTCTCCCAATGTCAAGTTTTGAGGCAACGTCCTTGCTTTTTGCAAAATTTCTTCGACAATTTCCTCAGACAACGCCCTTGAATTAAAATTCAATGCTCTGGCTTGTTCCTTTTGTTGTTCAAGCACTCCTTCGATGCCAGAGTCAGTTTCTGATTCGTCTACGAGTTGGGTATCGTCAGCTAAACGCCAAGCAGAGCGACGGTTCTTTTGAAGAGAGAGCTTGCCTTCACGTTGAGAGTCCTGGGTTGAACTGCGAGACTTGAAGAATCTGAGAATTGGATCATCTGggtcctcttcctcttcttcttcttcttcttcttcaagttcTTGCAGGTCTTCTGgttcttcttcgtcgtcttgGAGAAAGGGAAGGAAAATGGGGGTTGAGGAGTGAGAAGTGGGAGTGGgagtggaggaggaggaagctGCGTGCAGAGAGAAAAGTCTGAGGTTTTTGGAGAACACAAAGAGGCAAGGCTTTGAGAAGAGAGAGTTCGGAGAGTGATTGTGAAGGAAGGGAAATGGTGGAGGAAGAGTGAGGTGTTGGCTTATGAGAGCCATGGTTTGGCTTTTTGGATAGGTTGCCGCTGCTACTAGCAAGCAAACCACTACCACCTCCTGGGAAATGTGCTGTTCGACAATATTGACTGGGAAGACGGACAGGCCCTAAACGGTGCGTTTTCTGGTTTGGGTTATGGCAGAAGAAGATGGGCTGCTGATACTTGGGCTAACAAGTTAGAAATCCCAGTTTTGCATAATGTGTAATTGGACTTTAGAGACTGATATAACACCCAAGGATATTCTTTGGACACCAGCGCCTCATTTTTACCCCTTCTACTCTTGAACACCCAAACCCGTACTCCTTTTCTTTCCCTTCCTGCCAACCCGTCGGCCATTCCCAAATATTCCCTAGAGCATTTATCCATGCATATGAAGTTCTAAGTTTGATTTCCACCACCTCCGatatccttttttttaggTTCAAATTCTCTTATATCGTTTGTATTTAAATAAACTGCAAGAGAAAAAATTTGGGTGGGTGTCGAGTTCACACTAGGATTCTGTTTCCTCTTTGCAATAGGATAGATCGCTTTTGTCTTGTAGCCCAAACCGGGTgaaaaaattctttatataaAGGGAGCCCTACTCCATCAGCCAACAATTACgatcaaatttcttcaatgGAATCGAATCAGCCATCACGATCAAATCTGAAACGCAAGGTGATCTCCGAAGAGTCCGATTCCGATTCCGATTCCGGCAAACCCACAGCGGAAAAGAGGGTTAGGTTTCCAAAGGGGAAGAAGGCGAGGCTGGGAGATGAAGCGGTAAACATACGCAGAGCTCAGGACGACGACGAGAATGGGATTGGGATTGGGTTGGCGGACCCTCGTTCTGCCGCCAAAGAGCGAGAGAAGCGACGGAGCCAGAGAAATCACGACAGGTTTGGGGAGGATGGGATTGGCGAAGATGTGTCCAAGGCGGAAGTTTCATACGAAGGATTGGACTCTGAGAACTTGATGGAGGATGGGATTCCAATAGAGCCTTTCAACTTGGACAAGGAGAGGGAAGAGGGTTATTTTGATGCGGATgggaattttgttgaatatgcCCCCAATGAGAAGAACCAGGTCAAGGATGCTTGGCTTGACAGTGTTGAAGCTGGTGAGACAAAATTATATGCTCGGAAAacagaagatgaagatggtgatggtgatggtgatggtgaagATTTACCTTTGTCTGATGGTGATGATATCGGGAAGATTAAACGGCGCATTGCTGATGTGCTGGAGGATGGAGAGACTGTTTTGCAG encodes the following:
- the LOC117629383 gene encoding CD2 antigen cytoplasmic tail-binding protein 2-like — protein: MESNQPSRSNLKRKVISEESDSDSDSGKPTAEKRVRFPKGKKARLGDEAVNIRRAQDDDENGIGIGLADPRSAAKEREKRRSQRNHDRFGEDGIGEDVSKAEVSYEGLDSENLMEDGIPIEPFNLDKEREEGYFDADGNFVEYAPNEKNQVKDAWLDSVEAGETKLYARKTEDEDGDGDGDGEDLPLSDGDDIGKIKRRIADVLEDGETVLQALRRLKGASSSARNKREKMPAETKRVFDQLTEDAVTLMDKYGEYNVNHEKREIFEREAQGYESLARARSQGAALGTNNGAESAGDEYDMFGEDDQDATAQASNSDGVGPSQLENDYVLDESSGYYYSSSLGYYYDPSTGLYCSAASGLWYSFNEETGAYDEITHHGQAAAAAETGAN